A DNA window from Balneolaceae bacterium contains the following coding sequences:
- a CDS encoding AbrB/MazE/SpoVT family DNA-binding domain-containing protein gives METKIRKIGNSLGVTLPKQLIDELHLKEGDTLTIETQDGNVKLTPMDPEFEQWAEAYREANTDYKDVLKELAK, from the coding sequence ATGGAAACCAAAATTCGCAAAATTGGAAACAGTTTGGGTGTCACCCTTCCCAAGCAATTGATTGATGAGCTCCATCTGAAAGAGGGAGATACCCTGACTATCGAAACCCAGGATGGTAATGTGAAACTAACGCCGATGGATCCTGAATTTGAACAGTGGGCCGAGGCCTATCGCGAGGCCAATACCGATTACAAGGACGTGCTCAAGGAGTTGGCCAAGTGA
- a CDS encoding alpha-L-fucosidase, with amino-acid sequence MIRDMEHAGTDNRLPRRTGSAGAAGSTWAAGSTWTAGSTYAAALLLAATFLTGCGGGDYAGDQPDPVHPADRQVEYQRKEKIAFIHFGVNTFNNVEWGTGEESPADFNPTDFAPEQWARVLSENGFRTLILTAKHHDGFALWPSDYTDHDVASSPWRDGEGDVVGAVAEAARAHGMEFGVYLSPWDMHEPSYGTPAYNLFYQNQLRELLTEYGPIAEVWFDGAKGEDAEDMAYNFEGWWQTVREHQPGAVIFSDEGPDVRWIGNEHGFAGETNWSKVNRDSITIGAPGQGAYLNRGQADGPDWVTGECDTSIRPGWFYHPEQDSAVKSVDDLMEIYYKSVGRNCTMLLNIPPTPEGRLHATDVQRLYDFTDRVNAIFNENLVTRTDSAGNRSLSTRTVQASARYPAGHALDGDPDTYWLGQDGPLNPALAIEFEGPVAFDHVVLQEHIPLGQRIAAFRIEAWQEGAWQEIARGTTVGHKRILRTGAPVTADRLRLVIEEARGYPAVSEIALYLAPG; translated from the coding sequence ATGATCAGGGATATGGAACATGCCGGCACCGACAACCGCCTTCCTCGCCGGACCGGGTCTGCCGGAGCTGCGGGGTCTACCTGGGCTGCCGGTTCTACCTGGACTGCCGGGTCTACTTACGCAGCGGCCCTGCTGCTGGCCGCCACCTTCCTGACCGGCTGCGGGGGAGGCGACTACGCGGGCGACCAGCCCGATCCCGTCCATCCCGCCGACCGCCAGGTGGAGTACCAGCGCAAGGAGAAGATCGCCTTCATCCACTTCGGCGTGAACACCTTCAACAACGTGGAGTGGGGTACGGGGGAGGAAAGCCCGGCCGATTTCAACCCCACGGATTTCGCCCCCGAGCAGTGGGCGCGGGTGCTCAGCGAAAACGGCTTCCGGACGCTCATCCTGACCGCCAAGCACCACGACGGTTTCGCCCTCTGGCCCAGCGACTATACCGACCACGACGTGGCTTCCTCCCCGTGGCGCGACGGTGAGGGCGATGTGGTGGGGGCCGTGGCGGAGGCCGCCCGGGCCCACGGCATGGAATTCGGCGTCTACCTGTCGCCGTGGGACATGCACGAGCCCTCCTACGGCACGCCGGCCTACAACCTCTTCTACCAGAACCAGCTCCGCGAGCTGCTCACCGAATACGGCCCCATCGCCGAGGTCTGGTTCGACGGGGCCAAGGGGGAGGACGCCGAGGACATGGCCTACAATTTCGAGGGATGGTGGCAGACCGTCCGCGAGCACCAGCCGGGCGCGGTGATCTTTTCCGACGAGGGACCCGACGTGCGCTGGATCGGCAACGAGCACGGCTTCGCCGGGGAGACCAACTGGTCGAAAGTGAACCGCGACTCCATCACCATCGGCGCGCCGGGGCAGGGCGCCTACCTGAACCGCGGGCAGGCCGACGGGCCCGACTGGGTGACGGGGGAGTGCGACACCTCCATCCGCCCGGGCTGGTTCTACCACCCGGAGCAGGACAGCGCCGTGAAGTCGGTGGACGATCTCATGGAGATCTACTACAAGAGCGTGGGACGCAACTGCACCATGCTGCTGAACATCCCGCCCACGCCGGAGGGCCGGCTGCACGCCACCGACGTGCAGCGGCTGTATGACTTTACCGACCGGGTGAACGCGATATTCAACGAAAACCTGGTGACACGGACCGACTCCGCCGGCAACCGCAGCCTCTCCACCCGCACGGTGCAGGCCAGCGCCCGCTATCCCGCAGGCCACGCCCTGGACGGCGACCCGGACACCTACTGGCTCGGCCAGGACGGTCCCCTCAACCCGGCGCTCGCCATTGAATTCGAAGGACCGGTGGCCTTCGACCACGTGGTGCTGCAGGAGCACATCCCGCTGGGGCAGCGCATCGCCGCCTTTCGCATCGAGGCTTGGCAGGAAGGGGCCTGGCAGGAGATCGCCCGCGGCACGACGGTGGGACACAAGCGCATCCTGCGCACCGGGGCGCCGGTAACGGCCGACCGCCTGCGGCTGGTCATCGAGGAGGCCCGCGGCTACCCGGCCGTCAGCGAGATCGCCCTCTACCTCGCGCCCGGCTGA
- a CDS encoding beta-N-acetylhexosaminidase, which produces MLFQRLALPFLGLVLLTAGCAMPGESSAQEPATLEQPSVIPKPVYMERGEGHFRLARGTVIHADITMPSVQGTAEFLKRKLDSATGYDLPLQPWSNRSEAEGSILLSVNADTAAFGGAEGYSLEVSPERIEIEAPSSAGLFYGVQTLLQLMPGQIYRTDYTLVPADTEWRVPAVSVRDHPRFEYRGMHLDVARHFFPVEFVKRYIDLLAMHKMNRFHWHLTEDQGWRIEIEQYPRLTSVGAWRDSTLVGHAGSGIWDGERYGGFYTQEEVREVVEYARERHITVIPEIEMPGHASAALAAYPELGCVEGKDYQVKTTWGVFEDIYCPSEQTFTFLENVLDEVMELFPSEYIHIGGDEAPKAQWEESELAQQVMAREGLETEEELQSYFIRRIEQYLNGNGRQIIGWDEILEGGLAPNATVMSWRGTEGGIAAARQGNKVVMTPVSHSYLDYYQAPRGSEPLAIGGFNTLRNVYSFEPVPEELTEEEAGYVMGAQANVWTEYMHTGEKVEYMAWPRAAAMAEVVWSPAGRRNWTDFWRRLQPHFERFDVLGVNAAEHYRGRLPEFEN; this is translated from the coding sequence ATGCTTTTTCAACGCCTCGCACTGCCTTTTCTCGGACTGGTCCTGCTGACCGCCGGATGCGCCATGCCGGGGGAGTCCTCCGCCCAGGAACCGGCCACCCTCGAACAGCCCTCCGTCATCCCCAAGCCGGTGTATATGGAGCGCGGGGAGGGACATTTCCGGCTGGCGCGCGGCACGGTCATCCACGCCGACATCACCATGCCCTCCGTGCAGGGCACGGCGGAGTTCCTGAAGCGCAAACTGGACTCGGCCACGGGCTACGACCTGCCCCTGCAGCCGTGGAGCAACCGCAGCGAGGCGGAGGGCAGCATCCTGCTCTCGGTCAACGCGGACACCGCGGCCTTCGGGGGAGCCGAGGGCTATTCCCTGGAGGTTTCGCCCGAGCGCATCGAGATAGAGGCGCCCTCCTCCGCCGGACTCTTCTACGGGGTGCAGACCCTGCTGCAGCTTATGCCCGGGCAGATCTACCGCACCGACTACACCCTGGTGCCGGCCGACACCGAGTGGCGCGTGCCGGCGGTTTCCGTGCGCGACCATCCGCGTTTTGAATACCGCGGCATGCACCTGGACGTGGCGCGGCACTTCTTCCCGGTGGAGTTTGTCAAGCGCTACATCGACCTGTTGGCCATGCACAAGATGAACCGCTTTCACTGGCATTTGACGGAAGACCAGGGCTGGCGCATCGAGATCGAGCAGTACCCGCGGCTCACCTCGGTGGGCGCCTGGCGGGATTCCACGCTGGTGGGACATGCCGGCAGCGGGATATGGGACGGGGAGCGCTACGGCGGCTTCTACACCCAGGAGGAGGTGCGCGAGGTGGTGGAATACGCCCGGGAGCGCCACATCACCGTCATCCCCGAAATCGAGATGCCGGGCCACGCCTCGGCCGCCCTGGCCGCCTACCCCGAGCTGGGCTGCGTGGAGGGAAAGGACTACCAGGTGAAGACCACCTGGGGGGTGTTCGAGGACATCTACTGCCCGAGCGAGCAGACCTTCACCTTCCTGGAAAACGTATTGGACGAGGTGATGGAGCTCTTCCCCAGCGAGTACATCCACATCGGCGGGGACGAGGCGCCCAAGGCGCAGTGGGAGGAGAGCGAGCTGGCCCAGCAGGTGATGGCGCGCGAGGGACTGGAAACCGAGGAGGAGCTGCAGAGTTATTTCATACGGCGTATCGAGCAGTACCTGAACGGCAACGGGCGGCAGATTATCGGCTGGGACGAGATCCTGGAGGGGGGACTAGCCCCGAATGCCACGGTGATGTCGTGGCGGGGCACCGAGGGCGGCATTGCGGCGGCCCGGCAGGGCAACAAGGTGGTGATGACCCCGGTCTCCCACAGCTACCTCGACTACTACCAGGCCCCGCGGGGGTCGGAGCCGCTGGCCATCGGGGGATTCAACACCCTCCGCAACGTCTATTCCTTTGAGCCGGTGCCCGAGGAGCTTACGGAGGAGGAAGCCGGGTACGTGATGGGCGCCCAGGCCAACGTCTGGACGGAGTACATGCACACGGGCGAGAAGGTGGAATACATGGCCTGGCCGCGGGCGGCGGCCATGGCGGAGGTGGTATGGTCGCCCGCCGGGCGGCGCAACTGGACCGACTTCTGGCGGCGCCTGCAGCCCCATTTCGAGCGCTTCGACGTGCTGGGGGTGAACGCCGCCGAGCACTACCGGGGACGCTTGCCGGAGTTCGAGAACTAA
- a CDS encoding carbon starvation protein A, producing the protein MNGIWLATAALVIFALGYRFYSKFLAEKIYQLDPDFTTPAHEREDGVDFVPTNKWVVLGHHFTSVAGAAPIVGPAIAIYWGWLPAILWVALGTVLAAGVHDFGTLVLSLRHKGRSIGTLASELIGERGRILFLFIILILVLMVNAVFAWVISNLFISFPASVLSIFLQIPLAVWIGYYTYRRQGNMVMPTIFVLVVMYASAVAATYVPVLQIDLVRYFGGEAAAGILGLGATSSAFLIWIVVLFVYVYIASVLPVWKLLQPRDFINAEQLILGLGILYAGLFFMAPEVTAPWSNPQATDVSWFPLLFITIACGAVSGFHGLVSSGTTSKQIRKETDARFVGYLGAIGEGALAVITIVAVATFFGGSGAFHETYASFSAAGANGLNAFIQGAGHLATGVGIPAEAARTIIAVIVVSFAATTLDTSVRLMRYIISELGEVYAIKPLTGIHTATALAVLSSAALVLLPEGPRGIGSGGYLLWPLFGTSNQLLAGISFLLVTIWLKRQGRPVIYTLVPMVFLLFMTLWAMVQQVVFDWSGYGGADANMLLFVLGACILGFTLWILFEAVALLRRESREADEPAAQQ; encoded by the coding sequence ATGAACGGCATCTGGCTGGCAACCGCGGCGCTCGTCATCTTTGCGCTGGGATACCGCTTTTACTCGAAATTTCTGGCCGAGAAGATTTACCAGCTCGACCCCGATTTCACCACGCCCGCCCACGAGCGGGAGGACGGGGTGGACTTCGTGCCCACCAACAAGTGGGTGGTGCTGGGGCACCATTTTACCTCTGTGGCGGGGGCGGCGCCCATTGTGGGACCCGCCATCGCCATCTACTGGGGATGGCTGCCCGCCATTCTCTGGGTGGCCCTGGGCACGGTGCTGGCGGCGGGCGTGCACGACTTCGGCACCCTGGTGCTCTCGCTGCGCCACAAGGGACGCTCCATCGGCACCCTGGCCAGCGAACTTATCGGCGAGCGGGGCAGGATTCTCTTTCTCTTTATTATTCTCATCCTGGTGCTGATGGTGAACGCGGTCTTCGCCTGGGTGATCTCCAACCTGTTTATCTCCTTCCCGGCCAGCGTGCTGTCGATTTTCCTGCAGATCCCCCTGGCGGTCTGGATAGGCTATTACACCTACCGCCGGCAGGGCAACATGGTGATGCCCACCATTTTCGTGCTGGTGGTGATGTACGCCTCGGCGGTGGCGGCCACCTACGTGCCCGTCCTGCAGATCGACCTGGTGCGCTACTTCGGCGGAGAGGCCGCGGCGGGGATACTGGGACTGGGCGCCACCTCTTCGGCCTTCCTGATCTGGATCGTGGTGCTGTTCGTGTACGTCTACATCGCCTCGGTGCTGCCGGTCTGGAAACTGCTGCAGCCGCGCGATTTCATCAACGCCGAGCAGCTGATACTGGGGCTGGGCATTCTCTACGCCGGACTGTTTTTCATGGCACCGGAGGTCACCGCGCCGTGGAGCAACCCGCAGGCCACGGACGTAAGCTGGTTCCCCCTGCTTTTCATCACCATCGCCTGCGGGGCGGTCTCCGGCTTCCACGGGCTGGTTTCGTCAGGGACCACCTCCAAGCAGATCCGCAAGGAGACCGACGCGCGGTTCGTGGGCTACCTGGGGGCCATCGGTGAGGGCGCCCTGGCAGTGATCACCATCGTGGCCGTGGCCACCTTTTTCGGAGGCAGCGGGGCTTTTCATGAGACCTACGCCTCCTTTTCGGCGGCCGGCGCCAACGGGCTGAACGCCTTCATCCAGGGGGCCGGGCATCTGGCCACCGGCGTGGGTATTCCAGCGGAGGCCGCCCGCACCATTATCGCGGTGATTGTGGTGAGCTTCGCCGCCACCACGCTGGACACCTCCGTGCGGCTGATGCGCTATATCATATCGGAACTCGGGGAGGTGTACGCGATCAAACCCCTGACCGGCATCCACACCGCCACGGCCCTGGCCGTGCTCTCCAGCGCCGCCCTGGTGCTGCTGCCCGAAGGGCCGCGCGGGATAGGGTCAGGGGGATACCTGCTCTGGCCTTTGTTCGGCACGTCCAACCAGCTGCTGGCCGGCATCAGCTTCCTGCTGGTCACCATCTGGCTGAAACGCCAGGGGCGGCCGGTGATCTACACCCTGGTGCCCATGGTGTTCCTGCTGTTTATGACCCTGTGGGCCATGGTGCAGCAGGTGGTCTTCGACTGGTCAGGCTACGGGGGCGCCGACGCCAACATGCTGCTGTTCGTGCTGGGCGCGTGTATCCTGGGCTTTACCTTGTGGATTCTTTTCGAGGCGGTGGCGCTGCTGCGGAGGGAAAGCAGGGAGGCGGACGAGCCTGCGGCCCAGCAGTAG
- a CDS encoding DUF488 family protein, protein MHIQLKRIYDDPEPSDGYRVLVDRLWPRGVSKEAAKLDGWLKELTPSDELRKWYHEDKEQRWEEFKTAYREELAGREEAMREALDELRGREKVTFLFAAKIVDSEGAGAARTHAKVLRDVVIEKRGT, encoded by the coding sequence ATGCATATCCAACTCAAGCGCATATACGACGATCCCGAACCCTCCGACGGCTACCGCGTGCTGGTGGATCGTCTCTGGCCGCGCGGCGTCAGCAAGGAAGCCGCGAAGCTGGACGGCTGGCTAAAGGAGCTTACCCCCTCCGACGAGCTGCGTAAATGGTACCATGAAGACAAGGAGCAGCGCTGGGAGGAGTTCAAAACGGCTTACCGCGAAGAGCTGGCCGGAAGGGAGGAGGCCATGCGCGAGGCCCTGGATGAACTGCGTGGCCGCGAAAAGGTAACCTTTCTTTTCGCGGCCAAGATCGTCGATTCCGAAGGCGCCGGGGCAGCCCGCACCCACGCAAAAGTGCTCCGGGACGTGGTGATTGAAAAGAGAGGCACTTGA
- the groL gene encoding chaperonin GroEL (60 kDa chaperone family; promotes refolding of misfolded polypeptides especially under stressful conditions; forms two stacked rings of heptamers to form a barrel-shaped 14mer; ends can be capped by GroES; misfolded proteins enter the barrel where they are refolded when GroES binds), which yields MSAKLVHYDMEARDALKRGVDKLANAVKVTLGPRGRNVVIEKSFGSPTVTKDGVTVAKEIELSNKRENMGAQMVKEVASRTSDNAGDGTTTATVLAQSIIQTGLKNVTAGANPMELKRGIDTAVKAIVEELRKMSKPVGDSLESIKQVASISANGDEEIGRNIADAMEKVGKDGVITVEEAKGTETFLETVEGMQFDRGYLSPYFVTDSETMVAEMEEPYILIFDKKISNMKDLLPILEKVIQTGKPLLIIAEDVEGEALATLVVNKLRGSLKIAAVKAPGFGDRRKQMLEDIAILTGGTVISEERGYKLENATLDYLGTADRINIDKDTTTVVGGQGQDKDIKARVNQIKGQIENTTSDYDREKLQERLAKLSGGVAVLNIGAASEVEMKEKKARVEDALHATRAAVEEGIVAGGGVALLRAQSVLDKLEAEAPDHEVGFNIVRRALEEPLRIIASNAGAEGSIVVQKVKEGKDAFGYNARTEKYEDLIKAGVIDPTKVTRTALENAASVAGLMLTTEAIISEKPTKGDDDDDDGGGPGGGMPGGMGGMGGMGGMGGMM from the coding sequence ATGTCTGCCAAGTTAGTTCACTATGATATGGAGGCGCGCGATGCGCTCAAGCGTGGCGTTGACAAGCTTGCCAATGCTGTCAAGGTCACCCTGGGTCCGCGCGGCCGCAACGTGGTAATTGAAAAATCCTTCGGCTCGCCCACCGTCACCAAAGACGGCGTGACCGTAGCCAAGGAGATCGAGCTCTCCAACAAGCGCGAGAACATGGGCGCCCAGATGGTCAAGGAGGTTGCCTCCCGGACCAGCGACAATGCCGGTGACGGAACGACCACCGCTACCGTGCTGGCGCAGTCCATCATCCAGACCGGCCTGAAGAACGTGACGGCCGGCGCCAACCCGATGGAACTGAAGCGCGGTATTGACACCGCCGTGAAAGCCATCGTGGAGGAGCTGCGCAAGATGAGCAAGCCTGTGGGCGACAGCCTGGAAAGCATCAAGCAGGTGGCTTCCATCTCCGCCAACGGCGACGAGGAGATCGGCCGGAACATCGCCGACGCCATGGAGAAGGTCGGCAAGGACGGTGTGATCACCGTTGAGGAAGCCAAGGGTACCGAGACCTTCCTGGAGACGGTCGAGGGTATGCAGTTCGACCGCGGCTACCTCTCCCCCTACTTCGTGACCGACTCCGAAACGATGGTCGCCGAGATGGAGGAACCCTACATTCTGATCTTCGACAAGAAGATCTCCAACATGAAGGACCTGCTCCCCATCCTGGAGAAAGTCATTCAAACCGGCAAGCCGCTGCTGATCATCGCCGAAGACGTGGAGGGCGAAGCCCTCGCCACGCTGGTGGTCAACAAGCTGCGCGGTTCCCTGAAGATCGCCGCCGTCAAGGCGCCCGGCTTCGGTGACCGCCGCAAGCAGATGCTGGAGGATATCGCCATTCTGACCGGCGGTACCGTTATCAGCGAAGAGCGCGGCTACAAGCTGGAGAACGCCACCCTGGATTACCTGGGTACGGCCGACCGCATCAACATCGACAAGGACACCACGACCGTGGTCGGCGGACAGGGCCAGGACAAGGACATCAAAGCCCGCGTCAACCAGATCAAGGGTCAAATTGAAAACACCACCTCGGACTACGACCGTGAGAAACTGCAGGAGCGCCTCGCCAAACTGAGCGGCGGCGTTGCGGTTCTCAACATCGGCGCAGCCTCCGAAGTGGAGATGAAAGAGAAGAAAGCCCGCGTGGAAGACGCGCTGCACGCCACCCGCGCTGCCGTTGAAGAAGGCATCGTGGCCGGCGGAGGCGTCGCGCTGCTGCGCGCCCAAAGCGTGCTGGACAAGCTGGAGGCCGAAGCACCTGACCATGAGGTCGGCTTCAACATTGTCCGCCGCGCCCTTGAGGAGCCGCTTCGGATCATCGCCAGCAACGCCGGCGCCGAGGGCTCCATCGTGGTGCAGAAAGTCAAGGAAGGCAAAGACGCCTTCGGCTACAACGCCCGCACCGAGAAGTACGAAGACCTGATCAAGGCCGGTGTGATCGACCCGACGAAGGTTACACGCACCGCCCTCGAAAACGCCGCTTCCGTGGCCGGCCTCATGCTGACCACCGAAGCGATCATCTCCGAGAAGCCTACCAAAGGCGACGACGACGATGACGACGGCGGCGGACCCGGCGGCGGAATGCCCGGCGGAATGGGCGGCATGGGAGGCATGGGAGGAATGGGCGGCATGATGTAA
- the groES gene encoding co-chaperone GroES has translation MAKTKIKPLSDRVLVQPEPAEDKTESGIIIPDTAKEKPQEGKVVAAGPGKVENGTKIEMSVKKGDTVLYGKYSGTEITLDGQEYLIMRESDILGIVD, from the coding sequence ATGGCTAAAACGAAGATCAAACCCTTAAGCGATCGTGTACTGGTTCAGCCCGAACCTGCCGAAGACAAAACCGAGTCGGGCATCATTATCCCTGATACGGCCAAAGAAAAGCCGCAGGAAGGCAAGGTTGTCGCTGCCGGCCCCGGCAAGGTGGAAAACGGCACCAAGATTGAAATGTCGGTCAAGAAAGGAGATACGGTGCTCTACGGCAAATACTCCGGCACGGAAATTACGCTGGATGGCCAGGAGTACCTGATCATGCGCGAATCCGACATCCTGGGTATCGTCGACTGA
- the rsmA gene encoding 16S rRNA (adenine(1518)-N(6)/adenine(1519)-N(6))-dimethyltransferase RsmA has translation MIRPKKSLGQHFLTDGNIIHKIADSLPAGEGDRLIEIGPGTGTLTEALLERHPDMAAVELDQRAVEVLRERFPELELVEQDVLDTDWAGLSAGKARTHVVGNLPYYITSQILFALLEAREHLATATLMMQKEVAERLVSGIRTKDYGILSVQTQLMSSPEILFTVSRHCFDPPPKVESAVVRLVFDKGELDCSDAHLKQVVRTAFNQRRKKLSNALKPLVDKELLPEGFDYGKRPEAWTPDLYEKLTAILAARGILT, from the coding sequence GTGATCCGACCCAAAAAGAGCCTCGGCCAGCACTTCCTTACCGACGGCAACATCATCCATAAAATAGCCGACTCACTTCCCGCGGGGGAGGGCGACCGGCTCATCGAGATCGGTCCCGGCACGGGCACCCTCACCGAGGCCCTGCTGGAGCGCCATCCCGACATGGCCGCCGTGGAGCTGGACCAGCGCGCCGTGGAGGTGCTGCGCGAGCGCTTCCCGGAGCTGGAGCTTGTGGAACAGGACGTGCTCGACACCGACTGGGCGGGGCTTTCGGCGGGCAAGGCACGCACCCATGTGGTGGGCAACCTCCCCTACTACATCACCAGCCAGATTCTCTTCGCCCTGCTGGAGGCGCGCGAACACCTGGCTACGGCCACCCTGATGATGCAGAAGGAGGTGGCCGAGCGGCTGGTATCCGGCATCCGCACCAAGGACTACGGCATCCTTAGCGTGCAGACCCAGCTGATGAGCTCGCCCGAAATACTGTTCACGGTTTCCCGCCACTGCTTCGACCCGCCTCCCAAGGTGGAGAGCGCCGTGGTGCGGCTGGTCTTCGACAAGGGGGAGCTGGACTGCAGCGACGCCCACCTCAAGCAGGTGGTGCGCACCGCCTTCAACCAGCGCCGCAAGAAACTCAGCAACGCCCTCAAGCCGCTGGTTGACAAGGAGCTGCTGCCCGAAGGCTTCGACTACGGCAAGCGGCCGGAGGCCTGGACGCCGGACCTTTATGAAAAGTTGACAGCAATACTGGCGGCACGTGGCATTTTGACCTGA
- a CDS encoding alanine dehydrogenase produces MDINPLETEQIGIKTLEKQLMKSKSRVSLKIGLPREISNDERRISLTPGGVSVLKSNGHEIYIEQDAGEEANFSDSEYADAGAEIAYSAEELYKQSEMILKVAPPSREEFELLQPRQILLSALHLGGATEEFLDVLIRKNITAIGYEFIQSEDKEFPIVRMMHEITGSMAVQIAAHYLEKSDGGPGIMLGGISGIPPATVVILGAGITAEYAARTALGYGAQVFVMDNDLALLRHLENALDRRIITATANYQYLSSALKYADVVIGAAMFEGERAPVWVTESMVASMKAGSVIVDTVMDQGGCIATSRATSHSEPVFSEYDVIHYCVPNIPSNVARTATYALNNVLASYLLAIGDAGGIQQCLWSNTALRNGTYIYKKHLTKKALASQFDMPYRDIEMLIASQI; encoded by the coding sequence ATGGACATCAATCCCCTGGAGACGGAACAGATCGGCATCAAGACCCTCGAGAAGCAGCTGATGAAATCCAAGTCCCGCGTCTCCCTCAAAATCGGCCTGCCCAGGGAGATCTCCAATGACGAGCGGCGCATCTCCCTGACGCCCGGCGGGGTGTCGGTGCTGAAATCCAACGGCCACGAAATCTACATCGAACAGGACGCGGGGGAGGAGGCCAACTTTTCCGACAGCGAATACGCCGACGCGGGCGCCGAGATTGCCTACTCGGCCGAGGAGCTCTACAAACAGAGCGAGATGATTCTGAAAGTGGCGCCCCCCTCCAGGGAGGAGTTCGAGCTGCTGCAGCCGCGCCAGATCCTGCTCTCCGCCCTTCACCTGGGCGGGGCAACGGAGGAATTTCTGGACGTCCTCATCCGGAAGAATATCACCGCCATCGGCTACGAGTTCATACAGAGCGAGGACAAGGAGTTTCCCATCGTGCGGATGATGCACGAGATCACCGGTTCCATGGCCGTGCAGATCGCCGCCCACTACCTGGAGAAGAGCGACGGTGGACCCGGTATCATGCTGGGGGGTATTTCGGGCATCCCGCCGGCCACCGTGGTGATCCTGGGGGCGGGAATCACGGCCGAATACGCCGCCCGCACCGCCCTGGGCTACGGGGCGCAGGTCTTCGTGATGGACAACGACCTGGCCCTCCTTCGCCACCTTGAAAACGCGCTGGACCGGCGCATTATCACCGCCACGGCCAACTACCAGTACCTCAGCTCGGCCCTGAAGTACGCCGACGTGGTCATCGGGGCGGCCATGTTTGAGGGAGAGCGCGCCCCCGTGTGGGTCACCGAGTCGATGGTAGCCAGCATGAAGGCGGGCAGCGTGATCGTGGACACGGTCATGGACCAGGGAGGGTGCATCGCCACCAGCCGCGCCACCTCCCACTCCGAGCCGGTGTTTTCGGAGTACGATGTCATACATTACTGCGTGCCCAACATCCCGTCCAACGTGGCGCGCACGGCCACCTACGCCCTCAACAACGTGCTGGCAAGTTACCTGCTGGCCATAGGCGACGCCGGGGGCATCCAGCAGTGCCTCTGGTCGAACACCGCCCTGCGCAACGGCACCTACATCTACAAAAAACACCTGACCAAGAAGGCGCTGGCCAGCCAGTTCGACATGCCCTACCGCGACATTGAAATGCTCATCGCAAGCCAGATCTGA